A section of the Cyanobacteria bacterium QS_8_64_29 genome encodes:
- a CDS encoding ribosome recycling factor, with translation MNLDDVRDRMQKAIDATQRDFNTLRTGRANPALLDRVTVEYYGVETPLKSLANVSTPDATTITIQPFDKNSIAQIEKAIAMSDIGLTPNNDGNVIRLNIPPLTSERRQELVKVAGKIAEEGRVSVRNIRRDAIDAIRKQQKNGELSEDESQDLQEQVQKLTDQSVGKIDELLKAKEDDITTV, from the coding sequence ATGAATCTCGACGACGTCCGAGACCGAATGCAAAAGGCCATCGACGCGACGCAGCGCGATTTCAATACGCTGCGCACTGGGCGTGCCAATCCCGCCCTGCTCGATCGCGTCACGGTGGAGTACTACGGCGTCGAAACGCCGCTCAAGTCGCTGGCCAACGTCAGCACCCCCGATGCCACGACGATCACCATCCAGCCGTTCGATAAAAACAGCATCGCCCAAATCGAAAAGGCCATCGCCATGTCCGATATTGGGCTAACGCCCAACAACGATGGCAACGTCATTCGGCTCAACATCCCGCCGCTGACCAGCGAGCGGCGCCAGGAGCTGGTCAAAGTCGCCGGCAAAATTGCCGAAGAAGGCCGGGTCTCGGTGCGCAACATCCGCCGCGATGCCATTGATGCCATCCGCAAGCAGCAAAAGAACGGCGAGCTCTCCGAGGACGAGTCCCAAGACCTGCAGGAGCAGGTGCAGAAGCTGACGGACCAGAGCGTGGGCAAAATCGACGAGCTGCTCAAAGCCAAAGAGGACGACATCACCACCGTTTGA
- a CDS encoding hybrid sensor histidine kinase/response regulator: MSQTASAPARSGRDRVLAVDDSPDSRLLVQSILEAEGYAVSLAESGWQALASVERAPPSLLLLDVMMPELDGFEVTRRIRANPNLPFVPILLVTAYDRPNAAQGLDSGADDFLRKPLDVDELLARVRSLLRLKHSVDERDEIARQRADFVSRLTHDLRTPLVAADRMLSLFQQGAFGELNESMREAVDTMASSNRSMLDMVNTLLEVYRHEAGRKTYDFTRVDLRALLGEVLQELEPLARERGLALHRELDAGEAAIVSADRVELRRVLANLVDNAIKFTDAGWVAVRLQSLPYGKDGRPWLAVEVADTGRGISPQEQQTLFERFRQGQHGQAGSGLGLHLSQRIAQQHGGTITLRSQVGEGSTFTLKLPAQPQSNARS; this comes from the coding sequence ATGTCGCAGACTGCTTCCGCCCCTGCCCGATCCGGCCGCGATCGCGTGCTGGCGGTCGATGACTCGCCCGACAGCCGGCTGCTGGTGCAGAGCATTTTGGAGGCCGAAGGCTACGCCGTGTCGCTGGCCGAGAGCGGCTGGCAAGCGCTAGCCAGCGTCGAGCGAGCGCCGCCCTCGCTGCTGCTGCTGGATGTCATGATGCCCGAGCTCGACGGGTTCGAGGTTACCCGGCGCATTCGGGCCAACCCCAATTTGCCGTTTGTGCCCATTTTGCTGGTGACCGCCTACGATCGACCCAATGCCGCCCAAGGCCTGGATAGCGGCGCCGACGACTTTTTGCGCAAGCCGCTCGATGTCGATGAGTTGCTGGCGCGGGTGCGCTCGCTGCTGCGCCTCAAGCACAGCGTGGACGAGCGCGACGAAATCGCCCGCCAGCGCGCCGACTTTGTCTCGCGCCTGACCCACGATCTGCGCACGCCGCTGGTGGCGGCGGACCGGATGCTGTCGCTGTTCCAGCAGGGGGCCTTTGGCGAGCTCAACGAGTCCATGCGCGAGGCCGTTGACACCATGGCCAGCAGCAACCGCAGCATGCTCGATATGGTCAATACGTTGCTGGAGGTCTACCGCCACGAAGCCGGGCGCAAAACCTACGACTTTACCCGCGTGGACCTGCGCGCCCTGCTGGGTGAGGTGCTGCAGGAGCTGGAGCCGCTGGCGCGCGAGCGCGGGCTCGCACTCCACCGCGAGCTGGACGCGGGTGAGGCTGCCATCGTGAGTGCCGATCGCGTCGAGCTGCGCCGGGTGCTGGCCAACTTGGTCGACAACGCCATCAAATTCACCGATGCCGGCTGGGTGGCGGTGCGCTTGCAGTCGCTGCCGTACGGGAAGGACGGCCGGCCCTGGCTGGCAGTTGAGGTGGCAGACACCGGCCGCGGCATCTCGCCCCAGGAGCAGCAGACGCTGTTCGAGCGCTTTCGCCAGGGGCAGCACGGCCAAGCCGGCAGCGGGCTGGGACTGCACCTGTCCCAGCGCATTGCCCAGCAGCACGGCGGCACGATCACCTTGCGCTCGCAGGTGGGCGAGGGAAGCACCTTTACGCTCAAGCTGCCGGCCCAGCCGCAATCCAACGCGCGTTCCTAA